In Hallerella succinigenes, the following are encoded in one genomic region:
- the tsf gene encoding translation elongation factor Ts has product MAIQITAAMVNELRQKTGVGMMQCKKVLIEAEGDQDKAVELLRKQGAAVAAKRADKAAKEGRIYLVETADKAAAFELSCETEPVSNNADFVALANMAVKAVETQAIASVEDLKNAVVDGKKVNDVLQDVLVKIQENIDFRKFQELKKAPNSVFGVYSHMNGKIGVITELSYEGSADEAALKAAAKDIAMQAAAFAPVALNDAAVPAETIEKEKEIAKAQIEASGKQTKPEFVQRQIDGRVAKVLKEIVLEDQEFFMSEKNPKKLSVKDYLQEVVAKQLGLSSLKVVNFVRFERGN; this is encoded by the coding sequence ATGGCAATTCAAATTACAGCCGCTATGGTTAACGAGCTCCGCCAGAAGACCGGCGTGGGCATGATGCAGTGCAAGAAGGTTTTGATCGAAGCTGAAGGCGATCAGGACAAGGCTGTTGAACTTCTCCGTAAGCAGGGTGCTGCTGTCGCTGCAAAGCGCGCTGACAAGGCTGCGAAGGAAGGCCGTATCTACCTCGTAGAAACAGCGGACAAAGCTGCTGCATTTGAACTCTCTTGCGAAACCGAACCGGTTTCCAACAACGCTGACTTCGTCGCTCTCGCGAACATGGCTGTCAAGGCTGTCGAAACTCAGGCTATTGCCTCTGTGGAAGACTTGAAGAATGCTGTTGTGGACGGCAAGAAGGTGAACGATGTGCTCCAGGACGTGCTCGTCAAGATCCAGGAAAACATCGACTTCCGCAAATTCCAGGAACTCAAGAAGGCTCCGAACTCCGTGTTTGGCGTTTACAGCCACATGAACGGTAAGATCGGCGTGATTACCGAACTCTCTTACGAAGGTTCTGCAGACGAAGCAGCCCTCAAGGCTGCTGCTAAGGACATCGCTATGCAGGCCGCTGCTTTCGCACCGGTCGCTTTGAACGATGCCGCTGTTCCGGCTGAAACCATCGAAAAGGAAAAGGAAATCGCAAAGGCTCAGATCGAAGCTTCCGGTAAGCAGACGAAGCCGGAATTCGTTCAGCGCCAGATCGACGGTCGCGTTGCCAAGGTCCTCAAGGAAATCGTTCTCGAAGATCAGGAATTCTTCATGTCCGAAAAGAACCCGAAGAAGCTCTCTGTCAAGGACTACCTCCAGGAAGTCGTTGCAAAGCAGCTCGGTCTTTCCAGCTTGAAGGTTGTGAACTTCGTTCGCTTTGAACGCGGTAACTAG